A window of Chryseobacterium sp. IHB B 17019 genomic DNA:
AATATCTTAATGCCATTAACAAAGCTCATGAAGCGGGCATTTCCGTATATGCAGATATTGTGCTCAACCATAGAATGGGCGGTGACGAGGAAGAAAAAATCACAGTACATGGTGTCAATGAAGAAAACCGTAACGAAACCATTACAGATCCAATGGAAGTTTCTGCCTGTACAAAATTTACGTTTCCGGCAAGGCAGGGTAAATATTCGGATTTTATTTGGGATTACCATTGCTTCAGCGGAATAGACAGTGTAAAAAAAGATGGCGAGGAGATGAAAGGAGTTTTTAAAATTCATAATGAATACGGCACGGAATGGACAGACGCAGTAAGTCATCAGTTCGGAAACTTTGATTATCTCATGGGTGCAGATGTAGAATACCGCAATCCGCATGTGGTTCAGGAAATGAAAAACTGGATAAAATGGTATTTTGATACTACTAAAGTAGACGGAATACGCCTGGATGCCTTGAAGCATCTTTCATCAGATTTTCTTAAAGAATGGATTACCTATATCAAAAAAGAACTGAATCCTGACTGCTATGTTTTGGGTGAATTCTGGAAAGATGAAGCCGAAAAAATATCCTACTTTTCAGATAAAATGGATGATTTAATTTCCTGTTTTGATGCGCCTTTACATTATAATTTCTTTACCGCTTCGAAAGATGGAAAAGATTATGACCTTACCCAGATTCTGAAAGGAAGCTTTCTGGAAAAAAAACCGGTATTTTCAGTTTCTTTTGTTGAAAACCACGATACCCAAAAGCTTCAGTCATTGGAATCTGCGGTAAAAGATTGGTTCAAACCGTTGGCTTATGCTATCATTTTACTGTCGGAGGATGCTTATCCGTGCGTTTTTTATCCGGATCTTTTCGGAGCG
This region includes:
- a CDS encoding alpha-amylase, whose amino-acid sequence is MNGVIIQYFHWYHSGNLWNEFAEKTEFLKNLGFTAAWLPPANKGSLGKEGRGYDVYDLYDLGEFDQKDGIPTRYGTKEEYLNAINKAHEAGISVYADIVLNHRMGGDEEEKITVHGVNEENRNETITDPMEVSACTKFTFPARQGKYSDFIWDYHCFSGIDSVKKDGEEMKGVFKIHNEYGTEWTDAVSHQFGNFDYLMGADVEYRNPHVVQEMKNWIKWYFDTTKVDGIRLDALKHLSSDFLKEWITYIKKELNPDCYVLGEFWKDEAEKISYFSDKMDDLISCFDAPLHYNFFTASKDGKDYDLTQILKGSFLEKKPVFSVSFVENHDTQKLQSLESAVKDWFKPLAYAIILLSEDAYPCVFYPDLFGAEYTDVKDGEEIKIVMPKIEVLPPLLQARRQFAHGEQVNYFDHANCIAWVRKGNHENPGCVVIISNSDEGFKEIDLGPENAHSKYIDFLKQRNHEIVTDENGKATFWVNSGSVSVWVKA